One stretch of Candidatus Poribacteria bacterium DNA includes these proteins:
- a CDS encoding asparagine synthase-related protein yields the protein MIACTLMDIYPENDSTTASTLVDISAKVIVRFESEAEGEVLIDPEKKIAVAAEGHVFNTSIEYRIAAEALQRYIEKGVDGLLAMNGQYTVIVYDCHQHKLIALTDKLSTCSLFYEQVGSSTNRLSLSNTLSWFKKTREMPHLDPTYMIAYLGGHPRPVGSTPFRDVQRLPLATGLTFESRKLRMKLWQYWWPFPQKTSLPENICTRRLNEVMTEVTHEFMTYYRDSIGVFLSGGLDSSYVYAVAADMGHRPPIAFHYSFQISECNEVEWAQDVVNHYGGKLVRMDFGKLWTFQGFPDMPTTEEPVSSTFQSKEIIDHATTSRGIRLMLNGLGGDDFFDAPEHILFADMLTWRHPIRTLKRLNNRVKNGEHSYMDLMRHAPTRPQRIVPIPPEYLSHSQLTHASPLRGFRAKTWVQKRMEFCLRTARPYVGIPAPYLHHSPLFDPRILEVAAALPMQNLHSNESTKIVLREAAQSYLPERVVKRKKENPHNPILLQGLHREWPAIIPYFQQNARLYDVGLVDRDKFISALQSFRGGNTKFTPFIVKAFACEAWLAKQ from the coding sequence ATGATAGCGTGCACCTTGATGGACATTTATCCCGAAAACGACTCCACAACCGCCTCCACCCTGGTAGATATCAGCGCGAAAGTAATCGTTCGCTTTGAGAGCGAGGCTGAAGGGGAGGTTTTGATAGATCCAGAAAAAAAAATTGCCGTAGCTGCTGAGGGCCATGTCTTTAATACCTCAATCGAATACAGAATAGCCGCTGAGGCACTGCAACGCTATATAGAAAAGGGGGTTGATGGGCTGCTTGCTATGAACGGGCAATATACCGTGATTGTTTACGACTGTCACCAGCACAAGCTCATCGCCTTGACAGATAAGTTGAGTACCTGTTCGTTGTTCTATGAGCAGGTCGGTTCTTCCACAAATAGACTTTCACTCTCGAATACACTCAGTTGGTTTAAGAAAACGAGAGAAATGCCTCACCTTGACCCTACGTACATGATAGCATATCTCGGGGGGCACCCCAGACCCGTGGGGAGTACCCCGTTTAGAGATGTTCAACGGTTACCGCTTGCGACGGGGCTAACGTTTGAAAGTCGAAAACTGCGAATGAAACTGTGGCAATACTGGTGGCCATTCCCTCAAAAGACTTCATTGCCCGAGAATATCTGTACTCGCCGCCTTAACGAAGTGATGACAGAAGTTACTCACGAATTCATGACTTATTATCGGGATTCAATCGGAGTCTTTTTGAGTGGCGGTCTTGACTCATCTTATGTCTATGCGGTAGCGGCTGATATGGGGCACCGCCCTCCAATTGCTTTTCATTATTCATTTCAAATATCTGAGTGCAACGAGGTAGAATGGGCACAGGATGTGGTCAATCACTATGGCGGTAAATTGGTACGTATGGATTTCGGAAAATTGTGGACTTTTCAAGGATTTCCTGATATGCCTACTACAGAGGAGCCAGTGAGTTCGACGTTTCAAAGTAAGGAAATTATAGACCATGCCACCACTTCTCGCGGTATCCGTCTCATGCTAAATGGACTTGGTGGGGACGACTTCTTTGATGCACCTGAGCATATCCTGTTCGCCGACATGTTAACTTGGCGGCATCCCATTCGCACTTTGAAAAGACTTAATAACCGAGTGAAAAATGGGGAGCACTCATACATGGATTTAATGCGCCATGCCCCCACAAGACCTCAAAGAATTGTGCCAATCCCTCCTGAATATCTTTCCCACTCGCAGTTGACTCATGCAAGTCCTCTCCGAGGGTTTCGGGCGAAAACCTGGGTCCAGAAACGTATGGAATTCTGTCTCAGAACAGCCCGTCCGTATGTTGGAATCCCAGCACCATATCTGCATCATAGTCCTTTGTTTGATCCACGTATTCTTGAGGTCGCTGCTGCTTTGCCCATGCAAAACCTCCATAGCAATGAAAGCACAAAAATTGTGCTTCGGGAAGCTGCACAGTCATATCTTCCGGAGCGGGTTGTTAAGCGAAAAAAAGAGAACCCTCATAATCCCATTCTTTTGCAGGGATTACATCGAGAGTGGCCGGCCATTATCCCTTATTTCCAACAGAATGCTAGGTTGTATGATGTTGGACTTGTAGACCGAGACAAATTTATTTCTGCACTCCAGAGTTTTCGCGGCGGAAATACCAAGTTTACTCCATTTATCGTAAAAGCTTTCGCTTGTGAGGCTTGGTTAGCAAAACAGTAA
- a CDS encoding lasso peptide biosynthesis B2 protein, which produces MKRLATIFISIQAVFWDLNLSRKAKRTKLKQLTQLQRTLWRMNRPTEEVIKLLSAIYSWLEKKEKCLILSIVTASTLINFSSIEECEIVIAVKPFDFAAHAWVEVDGKTIPPSEVIADYREIIRIRFNKNGSMVVAQNRGTSHST; this is translated from the coding sequence GTGAAAAGACTTGCTACAATTTTCATATCCATTCAGGCTGTTTTTTGGGACCTAAACCTTAGCCGCAAGGCGAAGCGGACTAAACTGAAACAACTGACACAGTTGCAACGAACCCTCTGGCGAATGAACAGACCTACCGAAGAGGTTATAAAGTTACTTTCTGCTATATATTCTTGGCTAGAAAAAAAAGAAAAATGTCTCATTCTGTCCATTGTAACAGCATCCACTTTAATAAATTTCTCAAGCATAGAAGAATGTGAAATCGTCATTGCTGTCAAACCATTTGACTTTGCAGCTCATGCCTGGGTAGAAGTTGATGGAAAAACAATTCCGCCAAGCGAAGTCATAGCAGATTATAGAGAAATTATACGAATCAGGTTTAACAAAAACGGGAGTATGGTTGTTGCCCAAAATAGGGGCACATCTCATTCAACATAA
- a CDS encoding endonuclease NucS, whose amino-acid sequence MEVYRWEDRKFGKLEPLRFGAERDFEDLLEKDATLVLGEPLCVISRQPPLSTSKQKIDLLALDRQGNCVIIELKRGKPSRTAITQILEYAAGVSQLSYIELEQLAYRWCQQQGKEFSSLTALHSEFFEYEPGDIRPSAFNQRQRLVLVSEGVDTRVLEVAEYLRTLGLDLTYISYFSYHAPDEILVATETVLGGKLVKEEERTYRTTAEQFMTLTSFVETLQSNEELLQIVHEFLAYVDTCGATLRPRIAKLRMTIGGRWWLDTYPSRRATHFRVDVHADFTPLHIVECRANLPNVTVKNFGISFNIASKSDLDYAIEIFERARNSILSSS is encoded by the coding sequence ATGGAAGTTTATCGTTGGGAAGATCGGAAATTTGGGAAGCTGGAACCTTTACGTTTTGGCGCAGAACGCGACTTTGAGGACCTGCTCGAAAAAGACGCAACGCTGGTCCTTGGTGAACCACTTTGCGTCATCAGCAGACAACCCCCGCTGAGTACATCAAAACAGAAAATTGACTTGCTGGCACTTGATCGACAGGGCAATTGCGTAATTATTGAACTCAAGCGCGGGAAACCTTCCCGAACAGCGATCACCCAGATTCTCGAATACGCCGCTGGGGTTTCTCAGCTCTCTTACATAGAATTAGAGCAGCTCGCTTATCGATGGTGCCAACAACAGGGTAAAGAGTTTTCGTCACTTACGGCACTTCACAGTGAATTCTTTGAATACGAACCGGGCGATATTCGACCCTCGGCATTCAATCAACGGCAGCGATTAGTCCTCGTCTCGGAAGGGGTCGATACACGCGTTTTGGAAGTCGCCGAATATCTACGCACGCTTGGGTTGGATCTCACTTATATCTCCTATTTTTCTTACCATGCCCCAGACGAAATTTTAGTCGCTACTGAAACCGTCTTAGGTGGGAAACTCGTCAAGGAAGAGGAACGGACCTATCGCACCACTGCAGAACAGTTCATGACCCTCACATCGTTCGTTGAGACCTTACAATCAAACGAGGAACTTCTACAAATCGTCCATGAATTTTTAGCGTACGTTGACACGTGCGGTGCCACCCTTCGGCCGCGTATCGCCAAGCTCCGCATGACGATCGGTGGCCGCTGGTGGCTTGATACTTACCCATCAAGAAGAGCAACCCACTTCCGCGTTGATGTTCATGCCGACTTTACGCCGCTCCACATCGTCGAGTGCAGAGCGAACTTGCCTAACGTGACAGTCAAGAATTTCGGTATCTCATTCAACATCGCCTCCAAATCCGATCTCGATTATGCCATCGAGATTTTTGAACGCGCCCGGAACTCTATCCTATCTTCCTCATGA
- a CDS encoding glycerol-3-phosphate dehydrogenase/oxidase: MPIEFSARTRSKNIQTLKTEPLDVLVIGGGIVGAGVIRDLALNGGIKAGLIEQGDFASGTSSATSQLIHGGFRYILKRDIDLVKQSRKEREILLRIAPNLVKPIPLALLCYKGDPYPLTGMQLAAHYYNSLSKTDKSEKSTAIRDTQKIQQLLGSIATSTLKGCVVLWDSIVDDARLTLVTLKDAHQHGAIITNYVRFLDFVNPPDTAHNGNHGYRIIAEDVITGHRFEISARKIVSATGPWSDHVWRKDPSYDGVPRLVTKNAKGVHIVLPRCGTEHNSGMYGLVTFTRGEKQQGGKPRVIFILPGAYNTSIVGTTETTSEEELSAVRPSADEVAYLLSETQRIFPEKTLNNNAIIAAYAGTRPLIAANQQQRRFSKSEFVSREHLITESPSGVMYLYGGKLTTHRHIAEETVNRLALSLNVSRHCKTDTCPLPNAVGEVSNRDQNHESYGNLDTARLIKRYGEGYRAIQDFISADPTLAEPITPSLPFTKAELLYACWGEMAITLEDLLWRRTRIGWTRGQGLDVTSEIAQFLGEKNNWHQDRIRAEMEKYRERICWLNANL, from the coding sequence ATGCCCATAGAATTTTCAGCCCGAACCCGATCTAAGAATATTCAAACACTGAAGACCGAACCGTTGGATGTTTTGGTTATTGGGGGCGGTATCGTCGGCGCGGGTGTCATCCGCGATCTTGCGCTCAATGGAGGCATCAAAGCCGGTTTAATTGAACAAGGGGATTTTGCGAGCGGAACGAGCAGTGCTACCTCACAGCTGATCCACGGTGGGTTTCGCTACATCCTGAAACGCGATATTGATCTCGTCAAGCAGTCTCGTAAAGAACGTGAGATTCTTCTGCGCATCGCGCCGAACCTTGTCAAACCGATTCCTTTAGCCCTTCTCTGCTACAAAGGTGATCCGTATCCGTTGACAGGTATGCAACTCGCTGCGCACTACTATAATTCGCTCTCTAAAACAGACAAGTCAGAAAAATCAACAGCGATTCGGGACACTCAAAAGATTCAACAACTCCTCGGATCTATCGCCACGAGTACTCTAAAAGGTTGTGTTGTATTATGGGATAGCATTGTTGACGACGCGAGATTAACCCTCGTGACACTCAAAGATGCCCATCAACACGGTGCGATTATTACAAATTATGTTCGGTTCCTCGATTTCGTCAACCCACCTGATACTGCTCATAACGGCAACCATGGCTACAGGATAATCGCTGAAGATGTTATCACTGGACACCGTTTTGAAATCTCTGCCCGAAAAATTGTATCGGCGACAGGTCCCTGGAGCGACCATGTATGGCGTAAAGATCCGAGTTATGACGGGGTTCCGCGCCTCGTAACGAAGAACGCAAAAGGTGTTCACATCGTCTTACCCAGATGTGGAACAGAACACAATTCAGGGATGTATGGTTTAGTCACCTTCACACGGGGAGAAAAACAACAGGGCGGCAAACCACGCGTTATTTTTATTTTGCCCGGTGCGTATAATACTTCTATTGTCGGTACGACTGAAACGACATCTGAAGAAGAACTATCGGCGGTGCGTCCATCAGCCGACGAAGTAGCGTACCTACTTTCAGAAACGCAACGGATTTTTCCTGAAAAAACGCTCAATAATAATGCTATCATCGCTGCTTACGCAGGCACGCGTCCGCTTATCGCTGCCAATCAACAACAGCGAAGATTTTCAAAAAGCGAATTCGTTTCGAGAGAACACCTCATCACAGAAAGTCCAAGCGGGGTAATGTATTTGTACGGCGGGAAACTCACGACACATCGACATATAGCAGAAGAAACGGTAAATCGTCTTGCTTTGTCTTTGAACGTTTCTCGTCATTGCAAAACCGACACCTGTCCATTACCTAATGCGGTAGGAGAAGTGTCAAACAGAGACCAAAACCACGAGTCATACGGGAATCTTGATACGGCGCGGCTTATTAAACGGTACGGTGAAGGGTATCGCGCGATTCAAGACTTCATCAGTGCCGATCCAACGCTTGCCGAACCGATTACGCCGTCTCTGCCGTTCACAAAGGCAGAACTCCTTTACGCCTGTTGGGGTGAGATGGCGATAACGTTGGAGGATCTTCTCTGGCGACGCACTCGAATCGGTTGGACTCGAGGACAAGGTCTTGACGTCACGTCTGAGATTGCACAATTCTTAGGTGAGAAAAACAACTGGCATCAAGATAGGATCAGGGCAGAGATGGAAAAATACCGCGAACGTATCTGCTGGTTAAATGCCAATCTGTAG